The genomic stretch TATCCGGATCTGCTGCTGCACCGCGCGATCAAGTATCTGATCGCCAAGCAGGAAGGGACCAATAAAGATCGCTGGACACCGACCGGCGGTTATCATTATTCCTTTGATGATATGGATTTCTATGGTGAGCAGTGTTCGATGACCGAGCGCCGTGCGGATGATGCAACGCGCGAAGTCTCTGACTGGCTGAAATGTGAATACATGCAGGATCACGTGGGTGAAGAGCTGGAAGGCGTGATTGCCAACGTGACCGGGTTTGGCTTCTTCGTACGCCTGACGGATCTGCACATCGATGGTCTGGTGCATATTTCCAACCTGGCAAACGACTACTATCAGTTTGATCCGATTGGCCAGCGTCTGGTGGGGGAATCGTTTGGTGCCATTTACCGCCTCGGCGATGCGGTCAAAGTCAAAGTGCTGGCAGTTAACCTCGATGATCGTCAAATAGACTTTGAATTAGTGGAAACAAGTCGTAAGCTACGCGGCGAAGGTAAAACGGCTAAGAAACGCGCGGCGGACGCCAAAGCCAAGGCGAAAGGCAAAAAACAGGCCGCCACTCGTGGCGCGAAAGCGGTTCCGCAAATTGAACCGACCAAACGCCCTGAGGACAGGGATGCCGCCGAGCAACCGAAGCGTAAAAAAAGCAAAGCGGAAAAAGCACGTAAGCATCAGTCGCGCGGTAAAGCCGACAAAGCCCGTGCGAAAAAGTAAGCCCGTGCGAAAAAGTAATAGGTAACTAATGAGTAACGAACTGATCTACGGCATTCACGCAGTGCGTGCCGTCCTGGAACGCGACCCGGCACGTTTTGTTGAAGCGTACGTCCTGAAAGGTCGTCAGGATGATCGCCTGCTGCCGGTACTGAACGAGCTGGCTCGTATCGGTGTATCGATTCAGGAAATGAACCGCAAAGTTCTGGATGACAAAGCGAACGGAGCCAATCACCAGGGCGTGATTGCCAAAGTCAAACCGAGCAAGCCGCTGAATGAAAATGACCTGGACGCGATCCTGGCTCAACATGAGCAGCCATTGCTGCTGGTACTGGATGGCGTCACCGATCCGCACAACCTGGGGGCGTGTCTGCGTAATGCCGATGCCGCAGGTGTGGCAGCGGTGATTGTGCCGAAAGATAAATCAGCACCGATGACAGCAACGGTCAGCAAAGTGGCGTGCGGTGCGGCGGAAACCGTGCCTCTGGTGCGGGTAACCAACCTGGCGCGTACCATGCGTGCACTGCAGGAGCAGGGCGTTTGGTTTGTCGGTACGGCTGGCGAAGCGACCCACGATATCTACCACAGCAAACTGACCGGGCCGCTGGCTATCGTGATGGGTGCGGAAGGGGATGGTATGCGTCGACTGACCCGAGAAACTTGTGATGACCTGATCAAGATCCCGATGGCCGGCACAGTTTCCAGCCTTAACGTGTCTGTGGCAACCGGTATCTGCCTGTTTGAGGCAGTGCGTCAGCGTTCGCTGAGCTAACTGACCCGCTAACACAGCAAAACGCAGGCCCAGGCCTGCGTTTTTTTATTGGTAATGCTGGTTACAGCTTAACCCCGAATCAGTGGTTTAGAATTAATAGCGTTTATTTTTCAAACACTGCTTGCATGCCCCCCGCCGATCTGTATAATGCAGCCCCACTGGTTAAGCCAGTTGTGAACCAATGAGCAGCGAGGAGCTGTTAAATCTTCGGATTTTTCAGGTAATGTAAACTCAGCTTATGTTCGCAGTTAATAAAAATTTAGCTTTTAACTGTCGTTATGATAGTTCCAGGTTAATCACCTATTAGCTGACAATGCGTCCTAATCTTGGATGCTACGGTTTCACATAAATCAATCGGCATTCTCTCGCCCTGGCGAGTTTGAGTGGCGATATTGTTTGTGTAATTTATCAAATTTGGAGCTCTGTCTCATGCAGAACCAACGTATCCGTATCCGCCTAAAAGCTTTCGATTACAAACTGATCGATGCTTCTACCGCGGAAATCGTTGAAACAGCTAAGCGCACTGGCGCACAGGTTCGTGGTCCAATCCCACTGCCAACTCGTAAAGAGCGTTTCACAGTTCTTATCTCTCCACACGTTAACAAAGATGCTCGTGATCAGTACGAAATTCGTACTCACAAACGTCTGATCGACATCGTTGAGCCAACAGACAAAACTGTTGATGCTCTGATGCGTCTAGACCTTGCTGCGGGCGTTGACGTACAAATTAGCCTAGGTTAAGGGAGATTAGAAGAATGATTGGTCTAATCGGTCGTAAAGTGGGCATGACCCGCGTATTTACTGAAGAAGGCGTTTCTATCCCAGTAACAGTTGTTGAGGTTGAAGCTAACCGTATTTCTCAAGTTAAAACTCTTGAGTCTGACGGCTACGCAGCAATCCAGGTAACTGCTGGTGCTAAGAAAGCAAACCGCGTAAACAAAGCTGAAGCAGGTCACTTTGCTAAAGCTGGCGTTGAAGCTGGTCGCGGTCTTTGGGAATTCCGTTTGGAAAACGGTGAAGAGTTTGAAGTTGGTGCTGAACTGACTGTTGAACTGTTCAACGAAACTAAGAAAGTAGACGTTACTGGTACATCTAAGGGTAAAGGTTTCCAAGGCGCTGTTAAGCGTTGGAACTTCCGCACTCAAGATATGACTCACGGTAACTCATTGTCTCACCGCGCACCTGGCTCTATCGGTCAATGTCAGACTCCAGGCCGCGTGTTTAAAGGCAAGAAAATGGCAGGTCACATGGGTGCTGAGCGTGTAACGACTCAAAACCTAGAGATCGTACGAGTTGACGCTGAGCGCAATCTGCTTCTTATTAAAGGTGCAGTCCCAGGCGCAACTGGCGGCAACGTGATCGTAAAACCAGCTGTTAAAGCATAACGTCTAGGAGTAAGTAATGGAATTGATGGTTAAAGGTGCTAACGCACTAACTGTTTCCGAAACTACTTTCGGACGTGAGTTCAACGAAGCTCTTGTACACCAAGTAGTTGTTGCATACGCAGCAGGTGCTCGTCAAGGTACTCGTGCTCAAAAGACACGTTCAGAAGTTTCTGGCGGTGGCGCTAAGCCATGGCGTCAAAAAGGTACTGGCCGTGCGCGTGCTGGTACAATTCGTAGCCCAATCTGGCGTACAGGTGGTGTTACTTTTGCTGCGAAACCACAAGATCACAGCCAAAAAGTAAACAAGAAAATGTACCGCGGTGCTATGAAAGCAATTCTTTCTGAGCTAGTTCGTCAAGAGCGTCTAATCGTTGTTGATAACTTCTCAGTAGAAGCACCAAAAACTAAAGAGCTAGTAGCTAAGCTTAACGAACTTGAGCTTAACGATGTACTTATCGTTACTGGCGAAGTAGACGAGAATCTGTTCTTAGCTGCTCGTAACCTGTACAAAGTTGACGTGCGCGACGCTTCTGGTATCGACCCAGTAAGCCTGATCGCATTTGACAAGGTTCTTATGACTGCTACTGCAGTTAAGCAAGTAGAGGAGATGCTGGCATGATTCGTGAAGAGCGTCTACTAAAAGTTCTACGTGCTCCACACATCTCTGAAAAAGCAACTATGGCTGCAGAGAAAGCGAACACTATCGTTTTCAAAGTAGCAAAAGATGCAACTAAGAAAGAGATCAAAGCAGCTGTAGAAAAGCTATTTGAAGTTGAAGTTAAGTCTGTAAATACCCTTATTCTTAAGGGTAAGACCAAGCGTCAAGGTCTACGCCAAGGCCGTCGTTCAGACGTGAAGAAAGCGTACGTAACTTTGAAAGAAGGTCAAGATCTTGACTTTGTTGGCGGCGCGGAATAACAGGAGTAGTTGAAAAATGGCTATTGTTAAATGTAAGCCGACTTCGGCTGGTCGTCGTCACGTAGTTAAAGTTGTTAACACTGACCTGCACAAGGGTAAGCCTTACGCACCACTTTTAGAGAAAAACTCTAAAAATGGCGGTCGTAACAACAACGGTCGTATCACTGTACGTCACATCGGTGGTGGTCACAAACAACACTACCGTGTAATCGACTTTAAACGTACTAAAGATGGCATCCCAGCGAAAGTTGAGCGCCTAGAATACGATCCAAACCGTAGCGCGAATATCGCTCTGGTTCTGTACAAAGACGGTGAGCGTCGTTACATCATTGCACCTAAAGGTCTGCAAGCTGGTGATGTTATCCAATCTGGTGTTGATGCACCGATTAAAGCGGGTAACACTCTGCCAATGCGCAACATCCCTGTAGGTTCAACCGTTCACAACGTAGAGCTGACTCCTGGTAAAGGTGCACAGCTAGCTCGTTCTGCGGGTGCATATGCACAAATCGTTGCTCGCGACGGTTCATATGTAACTATCCGTCTACGTTCTGGCGAAATGCGTAAAGTATTGTCTGAAGGCCGTGCAACAATCGGTGAAGTAGGCAACTCTGAGCACATGCTACGTGAACTGGGTAAAGCTGGTGCTAGCCGCTGGCGCGGTGTTCGTCCAACCGTTCGCGGTGTGGTAATGAACCCGGTTGACCACCCACACGGTGGTGGTGAAGGCCGTACTTCTGGTGGTCGTCACCCAGTATCTCCTTGGGGTATGCCTACTAAAGGCTTTAAGACCCGTAAGAACAAACGCACTGACAAGTACATCGTACGTCGTCGCAATAAGTAATCTATTAAAGAGGATAAGCCATGCCACGTTCTCTCAAGAAGGGTCCATTTATTGACCTACACTTGCTGAAGAAGGTAGAGAAAGCGGTGGAAAGCGGAGACAAAAAGCCTATTAAGACTTGGTCCCGTCGTTCAATGATCATTCCTACAATGATCGGTTTGACCATCGCTGTCCATAATGGTCGTCAACACGTTCCAGTTTTCGTAACTGACGAGATGATCGGTCACAAGCTGGGTGAATTTGCACCAACTCGCACTTACCGCGGCCACGCTGCGGATAAGAAAGCTAAGAAGCGCTAAGGAGTAAATAATGGAAGCATTAGCTAAACATAACTTTGCTCGCATTTCTCCTCAGAAAGCTCGCTTAGTTGCAGATCAAATTCGTGGTAAGAAAGTTGACCAAGCACTAGAAGTTCTGACTTTCAGCAACAAAAAAGCTGCTGTACTAGTTAAGAAAGTTCTAGAGTCAGCTATCGCGAACGCGGAGCACAACGAAGGTGCAGATATTGACGACCTACGTGTCGCTAAAATCTTCGTAGATGAGGGCCCAGTCATGAAGCGTATTATGCCTCGTGCTAAAGGCCGTGCGGATCGTATCTTGAAGCGTTCAAGCCACATCACTGTGGTTGTCGCAGATCGCTAAGAGACTAGGAGAGTAAGCAATGGGTCAAAAAGTACATCCAAATGGTATTCGTCTAGGCATCGTTAAGCCTTGGAATGCTACATGGTTTGCTAACACCAAAGATTTCGCTGACAACCTAGACGGCGACTTCAAGGTACGTCAGTTCCTGACTAAAGAACTGTCAAAAGCGTCTCTATCACGCATCGTTATCGAGCGTCCTGCGAAGAGCATCCGTGTGACTATTCACACTGCTCGTCCAGGTGTTGTTATCGGTAAGAAAGGTGAAGACGTTGAGAAGCTACGCGCAGCAGTAGCGAAAATCGCAGGTGTACCAGCGCAAATCAACATCGCTGAAGTACGTAAGCCTGAGCTAGACGGCCAACTAGTGGCTGATAGCATCGCGTCTCAACTAGAGCGTCGTGTTATGTTCCGTCGTGCTATGAAGCGCGCGGTACAGAATGCTATGCGTCTAGGCGCTAAAGGTATCAAAGTGGAAGTAAGCGGTCGTCTAGGCGGCGCTGAAATCGCACGTTCAGAGTGGTACCGTGAAGGCCGTGTGCCTCTACACACTCTACGTGCTGACATTGATTACGCAACTTCTTCGGCTCACACCACTTACGGTGTAATCGGCGTTAAAGTTTGGATCTTCAAAGGTGAGATTCTAGGCGGAATGCCAGCTGCTAACGCAGTAGAGCCTAAGGCTGACAAGCCTAACAAGAAGCCGCGTAAAGGCCGTAAGTAAGGAGTCGACAGATGCTACAACCTAAACGTACTAAGTTCCGTAAGGTTCATACAGGTCGTAACCGTGGTCTGGCTAAAGGTACTGAAGTAAGCTTCGGTTCTTTTGGTTTGAAAGCTGTAGGCCGTGGTCGTCTAACTGCTCGTCAAATCGAAGCGGCACGTCGTGCTATGACGCGTCACATTAAGCGTCAAGGTAAAATCTGGATCCGTGTGTTCCCAGACAAACCAATCACAGAAAAACCACTAGAAGTTCGTCAAGGTAAGGGTAAAGGTAACGTTGAGTACTGGGTAGCCCAAATCCAACCTGGTAAGGTTATGTACGAAGTTGATGGTGTACCTGAAGAACTGGCTCGTGAAGCGTTCCGTCTTGCGGCGCGTAAACTGCCATTCAAGACTACATTTGTAACTAAACAGGTGATGTGATGAAAGCACAAGATCTACGCGAAAAAAGCGTTGAAGAGCTGAATGCAGAGCTGATGAATCTGCTTAAAGAGCAGTTCAACTTGCGCATGCAAGCTGCAACTGGTCAACTACAGCAAACTCATACTCTGAAAGCTGTACGCCGTGATATCGCACGTGTTAAAACTGTTTTGACTGAGAAGGCGGGCGCATAATGAGCGACAATATTCGTACCCAGCAAGGTCGTGTAGTTAGCGACAAGATGGACAAGTCTATCACTGTTGCTATCGAACGTTTTGTGAAGCACCCAATCTACGGTAAATTCGTTAAGCGTACGACTAAAGTACACGCACATGATGAAAACAACGAGTGTGGCATCGGCGACACAGTTGAGATTTCAGAATGTCGTCCACTGTCTAAGACTAAGTCTTGGACTTTGGTAAAAGTAGTAGAAAAAGCGAAAATCTAATTTAGCTTGACTACGAATAAAGCGGCCCCAATTATTTTTGGGGCCGCTTGTTTTTTGACTACCCAATCTCGAAAAAGGGTGGTACAATTCGCGTCCCTTTAAAGAGGCAGCCCGACCCGAGACGGGTCTAGTTTATTTAATATTTAGCGGAGCACTAACATGATCCAAATGCAAAGTATGCTGGACGCAGCTGATAACTCAGGCGCTCGCAGCGTAATGTGTATTAAGGTTCTGGGTGGCTCTCACCGTCGTTACGCTCATGTGGGCGACATCATCAAAGTTACCGTGAAAGAAGCAATTCCACGCGGTAAAGTGAAGAAAGGTGATGTACTGAAGGCGGTGGTAGTTCGCACCCGTAAAGGCGTACGTCGACCAGACGGTTCTGTCATTCGCTTCGACCGTAATGCTTGTGTGCTGTTGAACAACAACACCGAGGCACCAATCGGTACACGTATCTTTGGTCCAGTGACTCGTGAACTTCGTACTGCGAAATTCATGAAGATTGTTTCACTGGCTCCAGAAGTTCTGTAAGGAGCGGCAATAAAATGGCAGCTAAAATCCGTCGTAATGACGAAGTGATCGTTCTTGCTGGTAAAGACAAAGGCAAGAAAGGTAAAGTAACTAAGGTTCTAGCAACTGGTAAAGTTATCGTAGAAGGTATCAACCTTGTTAAGAAACACCAGAAACCTGTTCCTGCACTAGGTATCCAAGGCGGTATCGTAGAGCAAGAAGCAGCGATCGACGTTTCTAACGTGGCTATCTTCAACGCAGCTACTGGTAAAGCGGACCGTATCGGTTTTCGTTTCGAAGACGGCAAGAAAGTTCGTTTCTTCAAGTCTAACAACGAAACCGTTTCTAACTAATTAGAAGTAATTTGGAGTTCTACTATGGCGAAACTGCATGATTACTACAAGTCGTCTGTAGTCGCTGAACTGACCAAACAGTTCGGTTACACAAGCGTCATGCAAGTCCCTAGAATTGAGAAAATCACCCTCAATATGGGCGTTGGTGAAGCAATCAACGATAAGAAACTACTGGAAAACGCAGCATCTGACATGGCAACCATTTCTGGTCAAAAGCCACTGATCACTAAAGCGCGTAAATCTGTTGCTGGTTTCAAAATTCGTGAAGGCTACCCAATTGGTTGTAAAGTAACCTTGCGTGGCGAACGCATGTGGGATTTTCTGGAGCGCTTAATTGCAATCGCTCTACCACGTGTACGTGACTTCCGCGGTGTTAGCGCTAAGTCTTTTGACGGCCGCGGTAACTACAGCATGGGCGTTCGCGAGCAAATCATCTTTCCGGAAATCGACTACGATAAAGTCGATCGTGTGCGCGGTCTTGATATCACTATCACGACGTCTGCTGCAAACGATGAGGAAGGCCGTGCTCTGCTGGCTGCCTTTAACTTCCCATTCCGTAAGTAAGGTGAAGGGTTACTGTTATGGCTAAACAATCAATGAAAGCACGTGAAGAAAAACGTGCAAAGCTAGTAGCTAAGTTCGCAGAAAAGCGTGCAGCGCTAAAAGCTATCATCAGCGATGTAAACGCATCTGAAGAAGATCGTTGGAATGCAGTTCTGACTCTGCAATCTCTTCCACGTGATTCAAGTGCATCACGTCAGCGCAACCGTTGTAACCAAACTGGTCGTCCACACGGTTACCTACGTAAGTTCGGTCTGAGCCGTATTAAAGTTCGTGAAGCTTGCATGAAAGGCGAGATTCCTGGACTTCGTAAGGCTAGCTGGTAATTGCCACTTAATCATTTGGAGTAAAGTTTATGAGCATGCAAGATCCGATTTCGGATATGCTGACCCGTATTCGTAACGGTCAGGCAGCAAACAAAGTTGCTGTTAAAATGCCTTCTTCAAAGCTGAAAGTTGCAATCGCTGCACTACTGAAAGCTGAAGGTTACATCGTTGACTTCGCTGTTGAAAGCGAAGCAAAACCTGAGCTGGAAATCACTCTT from Vibrio ostreae encodes the following:
- the rlmB gene encoding 23S rRNA (guanosine(2251)-2'-O)-methyltransferase RlmB gives rise to the protein MSNELIYGIHAVRAVLERDPARFVEAYVLKGRQDDRLLPVLNELARIGVSIQEMNRKVLDDKANGANHQGVIAKVKPSKPLNENDLDAILAQHEQPLLLVLDGVTDPHNLGACLRNADAAGVAAVIVPKDKSAPMTATVSKVACGAAETVPLVRVTNLARTMRALQEQGVWFVGTAGEATHDIYHSKLTGPLAIVMGAEGDGMRRLTRETCDDLIKIPMAGTVSSLNVSVATGICLFEAVRQRSLS
- the rpsJ gene encoding 30S ribosomal protein S10, whose protein sequence is MQNQRIRIRLKAFDYKLIDASTAEIVETAKRTGAQVRGPIPLPTRKERFTVLISPHVNKDARDQYEIRTHKRLIDIVEPTDKTVDALMRLDLAAGVDVQISLG
- the rplC gene encoding 50S ribosomal protein L3 translates to MIGLIGRKVGMTRVFTEEGVSIPVTVVEVEANRISQVKTLESDGYAAIQVTAGAKKANRVNKAEAGHFAKAGVEAGRGLWEFRLENGEEFEVGAELTVELFNETKKVDVTGTSKGKGFQGAVKRWNFRTQDMTHGNSLSHRAPGSIGQCQTPGRVFKGKKMAGHMGAERVTTQNLEIVRVDAERNLLLIKGAVPGATGGNVIVKPAVKA
- the rplD gene encoding 50S ribosomal protein L4; translation: MELMVKGANALTVSETTFGREFNEALVHQVVVAYAAGARQGTRAQKTRSEVSGGGAKPWRQKGTGRARAGTIRSPIWRTGGVTFAAKPQDHSQKVNKKMYRGAMKAILSELVRQERLIVVDNFSVEAPKTKELVAKLNELELNDVLIVTGEVDENLFLAARNLYKVDVRDASGIDPVSLIAFDKVLMTATAVKQVEEMLA
- the rplW gene encoding 50S ribosomal protein L23, whose translation is MIREERLLKVLRAPHISEKATMAAEKANTIVFKVAKDATKKEIKAAVEKLFEVEVKSVNTLILKGKTKRQGLRQGRRSDVKKAYVTLKEGQDLDFVGGAE
- the rplB gene encoding 50S ribosomal protein L2, with product MAIVKCKPTSAGRRHVVKVVNTDLHKGKPYAPLLEKNSKNGGRNNNGRITVRHIGGGHKQHYRVIDFKRTKDGIPAKVERLEYDPNRSANIALVLYKDGERRYIIAPKGLQAGDVIQSGVDAPIKAGNTLPMRNIPVGSTVHNVELTPGKGAQLARSAGAYAQIVARDGSYVTIRLRSGEMRKVLSEGRATIGEVGNSEHMLRELGKAGASRWRGVRPTVRGVVMNPVDHPHGGGEGRTSGGRHPVSPWGMPTKGFKTRKNKRTDKYIVRRRNK
- the rpsS gene encoding 30S ribosomal protein S19, producing the protein MPRSLKKGPFIDLHLLKKVEKAVESGDKKPIKTWSRRSMIIPTMIGLTIAVHNGRQHVPVFVTDEMIGHKLGEFAPTRTYRGHAADKKAKKR
- the rplV gene encoding 50S ribosomal protein L22 — protein: MEALAKHNFARISPQKARLVADQIRGKKVDQALEVLTFSNKKAAVLVKKVLESAIANAEHNEGADIDDLRVAKIFVDEGPVMKRIMPRAKGRADRILKRSSHITVVVADR
- the rpsC gene encoding 30S ribosomal protein S3, with the translated sequence MGQKVHPNGIRLGIVKPWNATWFANTKDFADNLDGDFKVRQFLTKELSKASLSRIVIERPAKSIRVTIHTARPGVVIGKKGEDVEKLRAAVAKIAGVPAQINIAEVRKPELDGQLVADSIASQLERRVMFRRAMKRAVQNAMRLGAKGIKVEVSGRLGGAEIARSEWYREGRVPLHTLRADIDYATSSAHTTYGVIGVKVWIFKGEILGGMPAANAVEPKADKPNKKPRKGRK
- the rplP gene encoding 50S ribosomal protein L16, which produces MLQPKRTKFRKVHTGRNRGLAKGTEVSFGSFGLKAVGRGRLTARQIEAARRAMTRHIKRQGKIWIRVFPDKPITEKPLEVRQGKGKGNVEYWVAQIQPGKVMYEVDGVPEELAREAFRLAARKLPFKTTFVTKQVM
- the rpmC gene encoding 50S ribosomal protein L29, with translation MKAQDLREKSVEELNAELMNLLKEQFNLRMQAATGQLQQTHTLKAVRRDIARVKTVLTEKAGA
- the rpsQ gene encoding 30S ribosomal protein S17; its protein translation is MSDNIRTQQGRVVSDKMDKSITVAIERFVKHPIYGKFVKRTTKVHAHDENNECGIGDTVEISECRPLSKTKSWTLVKVVEKAKI
- the rplN gene encoding 50S ribosomal protein L14, which produces MIQMQSMLDAADNSGARSVMCIKVLGGSHRRYAHVGDIIKVTVKEAIPRGKVKKGDVLKAVVVRTRKGVRRPDGSVIRFDRNACVLLNNNTEAPIGTRIFGPVTRELRTAKFMKIVSLAPEVL
- the rplX gene encoding 50S ribosomal protein L24 — its product is MAAKIRRNDEVIVLAGKDKGKKGKVTKVLATGKVIVEGINLVKKHQKPVPALGIQGGIVEQEAAIDVSNVAIFNAATGKADRIGFRFEDGKKVRFFKSNNETVSN
- the rplE gene encoding 50S ribosomal protein L5, which gives rise to MAKLHDYYKSSVVAELTKQFGYTSVMQVPRIEKITLNMGVGEAINDKKLLENAASDMATISGQKPLITKARKSVAGFKIREGYPIGCKVTLRGERMWDFLERLIAIALPRVRDFRGVSAKSFDGRGNYSMGVREQIIFPEIDYDKVDRVRGLDITITTSAANDEEGRALLAAFNFPFRK
- the rpsN gene encoding 30S ribosomal protein S14 encodes the protein MAKQSMKAREEKRAKLVAKFAEKRAALKAIISDVNASEEDRWNAVLTLQSLPRDSSASRQRNRCNQTGRPHGYLRKFGLSRIKVREACMKGEIPGLRKASW